One stretch of Arachis duranensis cultivar V14167 chromosome 1, aradu.V14167.gnm2.J7QH, whole genome shotgun sequence DNA includes these proteins:
- the LOC107465979 gene encoding phosphatidylinositol/phosphatidylcholine transfer protein SFH2: MGLVPEEAVKELQASMDQVEEPLKKTFQNVHQGYVTQTLVRFLKAREWNPSKAHKMLVDCLNWRVQNDIDNILSVIQSIIPPDLYRAVRDSQLIGLSGYSREGLPVFAIGAGLSTLDKASVHYYVQSHIQINEYRDRVILPSASKKHGRPITKCIKVLDMTGLKLSALNQIKLLTIISSIDDLNYPEKTETYYVVNTPYIFSACWKVVKPLLQERTKRKVQVLPGCGREELLKIMDYSSLPHFCKKEGSGSSKHSGRGSENCYSLDHPFHQQLYSYINQQARLRESVEPIKQGSFHVDFPEPPAEGEEASIAKTLESELQKFHNGNGVSDLKINDD; the protein is encoded by the exons ATGGGGCTTGTTCCTGAGGAAGCCGTCAAAGAGTTGCAAGCATCAATGGATCAAG TTGAGGAGCCATTGAAGAAAACATTCCAG AATGTTCATCAAGGATATGTCACTCAAACTCTAGTGCGATTTTTAAAAGCAAGAGAGTGGAATCCTTCCAAGGCCCATAAAATG TTGGTTGATTGTTTAAACTGGAGAGTTCAAAATGATATTGACAACATCTTATCTGTAA tTCAATCAATTATTCCTCCTGATTTATACAGAGCAGTGCGTGATTCACAACTCATAGGTTTGTCAGGGTACTCAAGAGAG GGTCTTCCTGTCTTCGCAATTGGTGCTGGGCTTAGCACATTAGATAAAGCATCT GTTCATTATTATGTGCAGTCTCACATTCAAATTAATGAATATCGTGATCGAGTAATCTTG CCTTCTGCGTCGAAGAAGCATGGGCGGCCTATTACCAAATGTATAAAGGTTTTAGATATGACAGGATTGAAGCTGTCAGCCCTGAACCAGATTAAG TTGTTAACTATTATATCATCCATTGATGATCTGAACTACCCCGAGAAGACAGAAACTTATTACGTTGTAAATACCCCATACATATTTTCAGCTTGTTGGAAG GTTGTGAAGCCACTTTTACAAGAgaggacaaaaagaaaagtgcaGGTGTTACCAGGCTGTGGGCGAGAGGAGTTGTTGAAG ATCATGGATTactcatctctgccacacttcTGCAAAAAAGAAGGCTCTGGATCATCCAAGCATTCAGGGAGAGGAAGTGAAAATTGCTATTCCTTGGATCACCCCTTTCACCAACAGCTCTACAGTTACATCAATCAGCAAGCCAGACTCCGTGAATCTGTTGAACCCATCAAGCAGGGATCCTTTCATGTAGATTTTCCGGAGCCGCCGGCCGAAGGTGAAGAAGCATCAATTGCCAAGACTTTAGAGTCAGAGTTACAGAAGTTTCATAATGGCAATGGAGTTTCAGACCTCAAAATCAATGATGACTAA
- the LOC107466008 gene encoding WEB family protein At1g12150-like encodes MHAGYTRKAASPRGEVGEIDTTAPFQSVKAAVSLFGEVAFHKDRFSIKRRSSENVFEKETQLVLAQKELSKIKKQLDNAETAKAKALSDLEKARMTLKNLTRKLSNMRESKQSVINAAQAVQNQGKQLEKSLKSLSVKAIGFEAWKREVENARKKYTVTINELDASKQDLTKIRQDFDAALEAKLAALQAAVDAQRSAKLNSERISELSSEIANMKVRASIEQMKLSSEAAEQEEQQSNVTGQREAQLGFYRSAKEGALEKLQALKSQYDPELVKSLDAKLAEASAEIEALHEQMRKIHASEMETVRIVTAELKEATKTLQDIVAEENSLKNLVYTLRQELKHVKKEQDEVREKEQAAADLASSLAEELQGSMAMAKPKPGSEEEKEAETYYEQSLQIRKLKKEADEAKREAEEMSRKAQELKQEAKNSRAVSEEQGIKLQIAMKEAKEAKASEQRALVEMEHLAEVQARVTNSKTGARIKLSKNEYETMNEKIKKCEDLVHEKEAAAKAELQAICMRKNEVEMKVQANLKAIQEIKAATEMALWHAEMADSAKEAFENELMRWRQQKQKSDVSSKMMDFSESSSRSVSLSI; translated from the exons ATGCACGCCGGGTACACAAGGAAGGCAGCTTCTCCAAGAGGAGAGGTGGGAGAGATTGACACAACGGCTCCGTTCCAATCCGTCAAAGCTGCTGTTAGTTTGTTTGGAGAAGTAGCCTTCCATAAGGACAGATTTTCTATCAAGAGAAGATCTTCAGAG AATGTGTTTGAGAAGGAGACACAGCTTGTCTTGGCACAAAAAGAGTTGAGCAAGATAAAAAAGCAGCTGGACAATGCCGAGACGGCGAAAGCGAAAGCGCTGTCCGACCTTGAGAAGGCAAGGATGACACTCAAGAATTTGACAAGAAAGCTGTCCAACATGAGAGAATCCAAGCAATCGGTGATCAACGCTGCTCAGGCTGTGCAGAATCAGGGAAAACAACTCGAGAAGTCGCTAAAGTCGCTGTCCGTAAAAGCCATAGGATTTGAGGCATGGAAACGTGAAGTGGAAAATGCAAGGAAGAAGTACACGGTAACCATAAATGAACTAGATGCTTCTAAGCAAGACCTCACCAAGATCAGGCAAGATTTTGATGCAGCTTTGGAGGCAAAGCTGGCAGCACTGCAGGCAGCAGTAGACGCTCAGCGTTCGGCAAAACTCAACTCCGAAAGGATCAGCGAACTCTCGAGTGAAATCGCAAACATGAAGGTGAGAGCATCAATTGAGCAAATGAAGCTTTCATCTGAAGCAGCAGAACAAGAAGAACAGCAATCAAATGTCACAGGACAAAGAGAAGCCCAACTAGGCTTCTACAGAAGTGCTAAGGAAGGAGCATTGGAAAAATTGCAGGCCTTAAAAAGCCAGTATGATCCAGAGCTAGTGAAGAGTCTAGATGCCAAACTTGCTGAAGCAAGTGCAGAGATTGAGGCTCTTCACGAGCAGATGAGAAAGATCCATGCTTCTGAGATGGAAACTGTGAGAATTGTAACTGCAGAGCTCAAAGAAGCAACAAAGACACTGCAGGACATTGTTGCAGAAGAAAACTCCCTCAAGAACCTTGTGTATACTCTGAGGCAAGAACTAAAACATGTGAAGAAGGAGCAGGATGAAGTGAGGGAGAAGGAACAGGCAGCAGCAGATCTTGCTTCTTCCCTTGCTGAAGAACTGCAAGGGAGCATGGCAATGGCAAAGCCTAAGCCTGGTTCTGAGGAGGAGAAGGAAGCTGAAACCTATTACGAGCAGAGTCTGCAAATCCGGAAACTAAAAAAGGAGGCAGACGAAGCGAAGAGAGAAGCTGAAGAGATGAGCAGAAAGGCTCAAGAGCTGAAGCAGGAGGCTAAAAATTCCCGGGCAGTGTCTGAAGAGCAAGGGATTAAGCTCCAAATTGCTATGAAGGAGGCTAAGGAAGCAAAAGCATCAGAACAAAGAGCCCTTGTGGAGATGGAGCATCTGGCTGAAGTGCAAGCCAGAGTCACAAACTCGAAAACCGGTGCTAGGATCAAATTGTCAAAGAATGAGtatgaaacaatgaatgaaaaAATCAAGAAGTGTGAAGATTTGGTTCATGAGAAAGAGGCAGCTGCCAAGGCTGAGTTACAAGCAATTTGCATGAGGAAGAATGAAGTGGAGATGAAGGTGCAAGCTAATCTGAAAGCAATTCAGGAGATAAAGGCTGCAACAGAAATGGCTTTGTGGCATGCAGAGATGGCGGATTCTGCAAAGGAGGCATTTGAGAATGAACTAATGAGGTGGCGCCAACAAAAGCAAAAATCAGATGTTTCCTCCAAGATGATGGATTTCTCAGAGAGCTCTTCAAGATCAGTGTCACTTAGCATCTAG